In a genomic window of Pelecanus crispus isolate bPelCri1 chromosome 1, bPelCri1.pri, whole genome shotgun sequence:
- the KCNJ15 gene encoding ATP-sensitive inward rectifier potassium channel 15: MSLFRALKKTCSVIKKSLFSRETTEAVRMETTKINMSRVPLVNGGIDTAMLKAHKPRVMSKSGHSNVRIDKVDGIYLLYLQDLWTTVIDMKWRYKLTLFAATFVMTWFLFGVIYYAIAFLHGDLEINKFTPKREPCVKNVDSLTGAFLFSLESQTTIGYGFRFITEECPHAIFLLVAQLVITTLIEIFITGTFLAKIARPKKRAETIKFSHCAVITKHNGELCLVIRVANMRKSLLIQCQLSGKLLQTYETKEGERILLNQASVKFNVDSSSESPFLILPLTFYHILDESSPLRDLTPQNLKEKDFELVVLLNATVESTSAVCQSRTSYIPEEIHWGYEFVPVVSLSPNGKYVADFSQFEKIRRSTDSTFYSMDSEKQKLEEKYRQEDQRERELRTMLLQQSNV; the protein is encoded by the exons ATGTCTCTCTTCAGGGCATTAAAGAAAACCTGCTCAGTAATCAAAAAGAGCCTCTTCTCTAGAGAAac GACTGAAGCAGTGAGAATGGAAACCACAAAGATTAATATGTCCCGCGTCCCACTGGTTAATGGAGGCATCGACACTGCCATGCTCAAGGCACACAAGCCCCGTGTGATGTCCAAAAGTGGTCACAGCAACGTGCGGATAGACAAAGTCGATGGCATTTACCTACTCTACCTTCAAGATTTGTGGACTACAGTTATAGACATGAAGTGGAGGTACAAACTCACTTTATTTGCCGCTACTTTTGTTATGACCTGGTTCCTCTTTGGAGTTATCTACTATGCCATTGCATTCCTTCATGGTGATTTAGAAATAAACAAGTTCACCCCAAAACGTGAGCCTTGTGTCAAGAACGTAGACTCTCTGACTGGGGCATTCCTCTTCTCCCTGGAATCACAGACAACCATTGGCTATGGATTTCGTTTCATTACGGAGGAGTGTCCTCATGCCATTTTCTTACTTGTGGCCCAACTGGTCATCACCACCTTGATTGAAATCTTCATCACAGGTACCTTTCTGGCCAAAATTGCAAGACCTAAAAAAAGGGCAGAGACTATCAAATTCAGCCACTGTGCTGTCATTACTAAACACAATGGAGAACTTTGCCTGGTGATCAGAGTAGCAAATATGAGGAAGAGCCTTCTGATACAGTGTCAGCTGTCAGGGAAGCTTCTTCAGACATATGAAACCAAAGAAGGGGAGCGGATCCTACTGAATCAAGCCAGTGTCAAGTTCAACGTTGACTCCTCTTCAGAGAGTCCATTTCTCATTTTGCCTTTAACCTTCTACCATATTTTGGATGAAAGCAGCCCTTTGAGAGATCTCACACCTCAAAATCTCAAGGAGAAGGACTTTGAGCTTGTGGTGCTCCTGAACGCCACAGTGGAGTCCACCAGTGCTGTCTGCCAAAGCAGGACTTCCTACATCCCCGAGGAGATCCACTGGGGCTATGAGTTTGTGCCTGTGGTTTCTCTGTCTCCAAATGGAAAGTATGTTGCAGATTTCAGTCAGTTTGAGAAGATTAGGAGAAGCACAGATTCCACTTTTTATAGTATGgactctgaaaaacaaaaactagAGGAGAAATACAGGCAGGAGGATCAAAGAGAGAGGGAACTGAGAACGATGTTGTTACAGCAGAGCAATGTTTGA